The Marivirga salinae DNA window CATCTGCAGTTTCTACCAAATGTGCTTTGTGTTGTTTGATTAGTTTATTGCAGCCTTCTGAATAAGTATCACCAATTCTTCCAGGAAAGGCACCAACTTCTCGGTCGTAAGAATTAGCTAACTCCGCTGTGATCAAAGCCCCACCTTTCTTGGCCGCTTCCACTACAATTACTAAATCTGCCATCCCCGCTATTATTCTATTTCTTGCAGGGAAATTAAACGCATCGGGTTTTGCTCCAAAAGCTTGTTCGGATATTATCCCGCCATTTTTTTGCATTTCCATAGCAGTAGATTGATGAGCGGAAGGATAAATGACATCTATTCCTGAACCCATTACAGCATAAGTAGATAATTGATGTTTTAGGGCTGCTCTGTGCGCATGAATATCGATTCCGTAAGCTAATCCGCTTAAAATTATGGGTTTTAATGGGCTCAGCTTTTCGATCATTTCTTCCGTTAGCTTCTTGCCATAAGGAGTAGCATTTCTGGTTCCAACTACTGCTACGGTTGGTTGTTTTCTGTCAATCGGGAATTGTCCTTTTGTATAAATGAGTATAGGGGCGTCAGGAATTTGCTTTAAGCGAAAAGGATAATCTTTATCTAAGTAGCTGATGATTTTAACACCTTGCTTCTCTGCTTTAGCAAATTCTTGCTCGGCATAATCTGTGATTTCCCTGCTTTTAATATTGTCTATAGTCTTCTGACCAATACCTGGGATTTTTAAAAGCTTGGATTCAGGTAAGTCTAAAACGGCTTGGGCAGATCCGCAGTGACTAATGAGACTCTTAACTGTGATGTTACCTATTTTGGGGATTAAATGCAGGCTTAAAAGTGCCTTTTCCTCTGCATTCATAAGGGGCTGTTTTGGTTGTTATTGTATATTCTCCTTAATTTCGGTTAAAAAGTTTCTGATATTTCTTAATGAGTCCAACATTTCCATTTTATCCCGAACCTCATTGGAATCATTTTTAAGCATATCTTTAGCGCCCTGCAAAGTGAATCCTTTTTCTTTCACCAAATGATAAATCAATTTTACATTTTCAATATCTTCTTTAGTAAATTGTCTATTGCCTTTTCTGTTTTTCTTGGGTTTGATAATATCAAATTCTCCCTCCCAGAATCGAATCAAAGAGGTAGCAACATCGAATTGTTCGGCTACTTCACCAATGGTGTAGTATTTTTTCTCTATGGTTTTTTCCTTGTATGGCACTGTATTTTATATAGATTCTAATATTAATTTACATAAATAAATTCTCATTCCACTAACTATCGAGACTGAAAATCAGGTGATTACATGAGTATTCACATAATTACCTATTGGCTCTTTTTAAAATTGATCCTGAATATAGCGAATATTCCCTTCGGGGTCAATTAAAATCTTAGATTCTGGAAAATCAGATTCCGTTAATTCCTTAATTTTTTGAGCAGCCCCATGGTTAACATCTATTTCAGGCACTCCCGCACCCTTTTGAACTGCAGAAATAATTTTACCTTTTATGAAACTTCCATCTTCTCTTATCCAAACTTTTGCAATAGGAGCTAAGCCATTTTCACCTCTTAAATTGAATCTTCCGTAAGTCGCGAAATTTCCTAAGCTGTAAGCAATAAATCTATTTTTATAAACTTCAATTGCACGAGCAACATGTGGCCCATGCCCGAAAATGATATCGGCACCCGCATCTATCATTTCATGAGAGAATTCATATACATTCCCTCTGTTTTCACCGTAGAAAAATTCTCTTTCTCGCGTTACATGCTGGTATTTTTTACCTTCAGCGCCACCATGAAAAGAAACGATGATGATATCTGTTAAAGTATCTAAATGCTGAATTAAACCTAGGGCAGCTTCCAAATCGTTGATACTTTGAGTACCATTATTTGGTGAAAATGCTACAAACCCATATTTAATTCTTTCATGCTCAAAGATGGTGAATGGTCGAGCCAATTGCCCTGCATGATGGATTCCCAAACTGTCTAAAACGCGCATAGTATTTTTTCTTCCAGTATCTCCAAAATCTCCAGCATGATTATTGGCCAAACTCATCAAATCAATTCCAGCTTCTACATAATGCTGAGCCAAATGTTCTGGACTTCTAAAAATATAGCAAAGAGAAGGGTCAGAACAACTTTTAGCTTCTCCTCCTTCGTTTAGGATCACACCTTCCTGATTTCCAAAGGTTAAATCTGCATCTCTTAAAACATGAGCTACTGAAGACAGCATGTATTTACCTGAATCGGGCGGTAAATAGCCATCATTTGGGAAGTTTGTACCAATCATAATATCACCAACTCCAATTACACTTATCGTGTCAGGCTGTTTAGGATGGATTTTAAGAGTTACTTCTTCTTGAGTCTGAATAGTATCTTTAAGAACTATTTGAACTGTATCTTTTTTTATTTTAGTGCTGTCAACCTTTGTTTGAGCTTCCTTAGAATCATTCTTCTGTTGCGTTTTTTGCAAGGATTTACAGCCTGAAAGGATGAAAAGTACTATTAAAAATGTGAAAAAGGACTTGATCATTTTATGTGAGGCTAAAAAAAGCAGTCTCTCGACTGCTCTTTAAAATTTTAAATATTTTTATGATTAACCTAGTGATTGATTTTCTCTAGATGACAATTCTAATAATTTTTCATATTCTTCATCCGATACATCCTGATAGAAATAGTGAACAGGATTGATTGGCTTATTGTCTTTATGAATTTCATAGTGTAAGTGAGGTGCCGTAGAAGTTCCTGTTGTTCCAACAAAACCGATACAATCTCCTCTTTTTACTTTATCTCCTCTTTTTACATTGAAAGATGACATGTGAGCATATTTAGTAATAAAACCATAACCGTGGTCTATCACAACTAATTTACCAAATCCACCAAAAGTGCTACTAACTCTAATAACTTCACCATCTCCGGTAGAATAAATTGGAGTACCTCTTGGTGCAGAGAAATCACAACCTTCATGCATCCTTACTACTTTCAAGATTGGATGCATTCTCATTCCGTAACCAGATGCTAATCTTTTTAATTCTTTGTTCGGGATAGGTTGGATAGCAGGGATAGAAGCCATCATTTCTTCTTTATTTTCTGCCATTTCCAGAATCTCATCATAAGATTTGGTCTGAATATACATTTGCTTTTTCACCTTATCCATTTCCTGCATCATGCCAAGGATAAGTTTTTCTCGCTCAAGATCACTTTCAATAATGTTTTTGTAACGCTCAGCTCCTCCAACTCCAGCAGACCTAATACTTGAAGGAATAGGCTCAGCACCCATAATGTTTCGGTAAACTTCATCATCTCTTTCTTGTAGTGATGATAGGACCTTCTGAACATTGTTTACTTCCTGTTCCATCATTTCATAATAGAACTGAAGCTCCTTATTTTCCTTTTTGAGTTGAGCCTCTTTCGGAGAGTCGAAATATGCATTGTAAACTATGATAATGCCGACAGCTAGAATCAATGATACAGACAAAAAGCCTAATAAATTTAAAAATATGTCCCACTTTGAAACCTTTACTCGCTCATATCTGCAAGTTTCGGTATCGTAATAGTATTTAATTCTTGCCATTCCGTTTTAGACTAGTTAAAAACTTCTAATTTTGTACTCGGATTCTTTAATCCGCAAAATTGCACAAAGGTTCATCAAAAATCAAATTTTTTGATAAATCTCATTGATAAAGGCAAATATAAGTAAATATTTTTAAAGTAAAACATTAAATACAAATACTTTACTACATGACTTCCAGCGATATACGAAAAAAATTCTTGAGCTACTTTCAAGATAAACAGCACAAAATAGTGCCTTCAGCGCCTATGGTAATCAAAGATGATCCTACTTTGATGTTTACCAATGCAGGTATGAATCAGTTTAAAGATTACTTTTTAGGTAATAAAAAAGCCGAAGCCACTCGTGTTACCGACACTCAAAAATGTTTGCGTGTTTCTGGTAAACACAACGATTTGGAAGAAGTAGGGCATGATACCTACCATCATACCATGTTTGAAATGCTAGGAAACTGGTCTTTTGGAGATTATTTCAAGAAAGAAGCTATCGAATGGTCATGGGAATTGTTGACTGAGGTTTACAAATTACCTAAAGAAAGATTATATGTAACTGTTTTTGAAGGAGATAAAGCAGATAATATTCCGTTTGATCAGGAAGCTTATGATTTCTGGAAAGGACATATAGATGAAAGCCGAATTTTAAAAGGAGATAAAAGTGACAATTTCTGGGAAATGGGCGATACCGGACCTTGCGGACCCGCTTCCGAAATTCATGTTGATTTAAGAGATGAAGCAGATATTGCTAAAATTCCAGGGAAAGATTTGGTAAATAATGACCATCCTTTAGTGGTGGAAATCTGGAATTTGGTTTTTATCCAATTTAACAGAAAAGCAGATGGTAGTTTGCATGCATTACCGGCACAACATATCGATACAGGTATGGGTTTTGAGCGTATTTGCATGGCAGTACAAAATAAAAAATCCAATTACGATACAGATGTTTTTACTCCTCTATTGGATGAAGTAGCTAAGATTTCCGGTAAAAAATATGGTGAGCTTAGCAAAATAGACATTGCATTTCGTGTAATTGTGGATCACATTAGAGCAATTTCTCTTTCAATTTCTGATGGGCAATTGCCATCTAATAACAAAGCAGGTTATGTAATCAGAAGGATTTTAAGAAGGGCAGTTCGTTATGGGTATACCTTCCTTGATTTGAAGGAACCCTTCCTTTATAAATTAGTTCCGATTTTAGCCAAGCAATTCGAAGAGGTTTTCCCTGAACTAAAAGCCCAACAGGAATTAGTAGAAAAAGTAATCAAAGAAGAAGAAACAGCTTTCTTGAGAACTTTAGAAAATGGATTGAAAAGACTGGACAGTATTAAAGCTGAATTATCAGAAAGTGGAAATACTACTATTTCTGGATCGGTGGCTTTCGAATTATATGATACTTACGGCTTCCCATTGGATTTGACGGCCTTAATTGCCAAAGAAAATGGTTTGACTATTGATGAAAAAGGTTTTGAGCATGAGATGGCAAAGCAAAAAGACCGCTCAAAATCAGCAGCCAAAATGGAAACAGGCGATTGGCAGATCGTGAGTGAAGGAAGTGATGTTGAATTTGTTGGTTATGATGAAGTAAAAGCGGAAGCGAAGATTTTACGTTATCGCTCAGTGAAAAATAAGAATAAAGAGCAAATTCAGCTGGTTTTGGATAAAACGCCTTTCTATGCTGAAAGTGGAGGACAAATAGGGGATACTGGTATTTTGAAAATAGGAGATGAAACCATCAAGGTTTTAGATACCAAAAAGGAGAATGACTTGATTGTTCATTTTGTAGATAAAATTCCTACAAAATTGGAAGCTCCAGTTTATGCTGAAATTGATAATGATAGAAGAAGGAAAATTGTATATAATCACTCAGCTACTCACCTTTTACATGCTGCTTTAAGAGAAGTTTTAGGCGACCATGTACAACAAAAAGGTTCTTTGGTTTCCGATAAAATATTACGATTCGATTTTTCACATTTCTCTAAAATGACAGATGAAGAAATCCTGAAAGTTGAACGCAGAGTAAATGAAAAAATCAGAGAAAATATTCCTCAACAGGAAGAAAGAAATATTCCGATAGAAGAAGCTAAAGCAAAAGGAGC harbors:
- the dprA gene encoding DNA-processing protein DprA; the encoded protein is MNAEEKALLSLHLIPKIGNITVKSLISHCGSAQAVLDLPESKLLKIPGIGQKTIDNIKSREITDYAEQEFAKAEKQGVKIISYLDKDYPFRLKQIPDAPILIYTKGQFPIDRKQPTVAVVGTRNATPYGKKLTEEMIEKLSPLKPIILSGLAYGIDIHAHRAALKHQLSTYAVMGSGIDVIYPSAHQSTAMEMQKNGGIISEQAFGAKPDAFNFPARNRIIAGMADLVIVVEAAKKGGALITAELANSYDREVGAFPGRIGDTYSEGCNKLIKQHKAHLVETADDVLYIMNWELENQAAIKQKVLDLSSLNEEEQSVMNTLLQNNKELSIDILSIKSQINLNQLAGILLNLEMQGIIKSLPGKRYQVA
- a CDS encoding CapA family protein — translated: MIKSFFTFLIVLFILSGCKSLQKTQQKNDSKEAQTKVDSTKIKKDTVQIVLKDTIQTQEEVTLKIHPKQPDTISVIGVGDIMIGTNFPNDGYLPPDSGKYMLSSVAHVLRDADLTFGNQEGVILNEGGEAKSCSDPSLCYIFRSPEHLAQHYVEAGIDLMSLANNHAGDFGDTGRKNTMRVLDSLGIHHAGQLARPFTIFEHERIKYGFVAFSPNNGTQSINDLEAALGLIQHLDTLTDIIIVSFHGGAEGKKYQHVTREREFFYGENRGNVYEFSHEMIDAGADIIFGHGPHVARAIEVYKNRFIAYSLGNFATYGRFNLRGENGLAPIAKVWIREDGSFIKGKIISAVQKGAGVPEIDVNHGAAQKIKELTESDFPESKILIDPEGNIRYIQDQF
- the alaS gene encoding alanine--tRNA ligase; amino-acid sequence: MTSSDIRKKFLSYFQDKQHKIVPSAPMVIKDDPTLMFTNAGMNQFKDYFLGNKKAEATRVTDTQKCLRVSGKHNDLEEVGHDTYHHTMFEMLGNWSFGDYFKKEAIEWSWELLTEVYKLPKERLYVTVFEGDKADNIPFDQEAYDFWKGHIDESRILKGDKSDNFWEMGDTGPCGPASEIHVDLRDEADIAKIPGKDLVNNDHPLVVEIWNLVFIQFNRKADGSLHALPAQHIDTGMGFERICMAVQNKKSNYDTDVFTPLLDEVAKISGKKYGELSKIDIAFRVIVDHIRAISLSISDGQLPSNNKAGYVIRRILRRAVRYGYTFLDLKEPFLYKLVPILAKQFEEVFPELKAQQELVEKVIKEEETAFLRTLENGLKRLDSIKAELSESGNTTISGSVAFELYDTYGFPLDLTALIAKENGLTIDEKGFEHEMAKQKDRSKSAAKMETGDWQIVSEGSDVEFVGYDEVKAEAKILRYRSVKNKNKEQIQLVLDKTPFYAESGGQIGDTGILKIGDETIKVLDTKKENDLIVHFVDKIPTKLEAPVYAEIDNDRRRKIVYNHSATHLLHAALREVLGDHVQQKGSLVSDKILRFDFSHFSKMTDEEILKVERRVNEKIRENIPQQEERNIPIEEAKAKGAMALFGEKYGDSVRMVTFDPNYSVELCGGVHVPATGNIGQFKITTETSVAAGIRRIEAVTGEKAEEYNLNQEAILKQVNALLKSPKDLAQAVEQLMKEKNELQKSLEKEQSKQAGQLKDELIKNAEKQNDITVIISEITLPNADALKKLSFELKNEVDSLFAVLACNVEGKPQISVVISDNLVESKDLNAGKVIRDLAKNIQGGGGGQAFFATAGGKKLEGLPDVVAQAKNMAQEL
- a CDS encoding MerR family transcriptional regulator is translated as MPYKEKTIEKKYYTIGEVAEQFDVATSLIRFWEGEFDIIKPKKNRKGNRQFTKEDIENVKLIYHLVKEKGFTLQGAKDMLKNDSNEVRDKMEMLDSLRNIRNFLTEIKENIQ
- a CDS encoding M23 family metallopeptidase, producing the protein MARIKYYYDTETCRYERVKVSKWDIFLNLLGFLSVSLILAVGIIIVYNAYFDSPKEAQLKKENKELQFYYEMMEQEVNNVQKVLSSLQERDDEVYRNIMGAEPIPSSIRSAGVGGAERYKNIIESDLEREKLILGMMQEMDKVKKQMYIQTKSYDEILEMAENKEEMMASIPAIQPIPNKELKRLASGYGMRMHPILKVVRMHEGCDFSAPRGTPIYSTGDGEVIRVSSTFGGFGKLVVIDHGYGFITKYAHMSSFNVKRGDKVKRGDCIGFVGTTGTSTAPHLHYEIHKDNKPINPVHYFYQDVSDEEYEKLLELSSRENQSLG